A stretch of Gasterosteus aculeatus chromosome 4, fGasAcu3.hap1.1, whole genome shotgun sequence DNA encodes these proteins:
- the usp15 gene encoding ubiquitin carboxyl-terminal hydrolase 15 isoform X2, giving the protein MAEGGAADLDTQRGEVSALLKTQLRKGDTWYLVDSHWFKQWKKYVGFDSWDKYQMGDQNVYPGPVDNSGLLRDGDVLAIKEHLIDELDYILVPTEGWNKLVSWYALTENQEPIARKVVEQGMFVKHCKVEVYLTELKLCEDSNMDNVITRRFSKADTIDAIEKEMRKLFTIPDERETRLWNRYMSNTFEPLNKPDSTIQDAGLYQGQVLVIEQKSEDGTWPRGSTAPKSSGASNLSALPKISPSSLTNHNSSFNSRNNSYDYSDQSRQSERSGLCGLSNLGNTCFMNSAVQCLSNIPPLTEYFVKDKFTDELNKDNPLGMKGEIAKAYADLIKQLWSGKFSYVTPRPFKTQVGRFAPQFSGYQQQDSHELLAFLLDGLHEDLNRIRKKPYIQLKDANGRPDKVVAEEAWENHVKRNDSIIVDIFHGLFKSTLVCPVCSKVSVTFDPFCYLTLPLPMKKERTLEVYLVRLDPLAKPTQYKLTVPKVGYISDLCTSLSNLSEVSAEKMIVTDIYNHRFHRIFATNENLSSIMERDDIYVFELAVNRVEDTDHVVIPVHLREKYKQSGYNHTSTPLFGQPFLLAVPRTLSEDKLYNMLLLRLCRFVRSSVEEDEGACQETSKQHAVNGNGTNGLQEEGSPSEMETDEQDEESSQDQELPSENDNSQSEDSVDNELENGVVGPQNSTKQTAGRSRKRLFTFQFNNMGKTDFSLIKEDTRQIRFDEGHLRLSDRSYLSLDWEPEMKKKYFDETVVEDFDKHESMEYKPQKKAFFKLKDCIELFTTKEKLGAEDPWYCPSCKQHQQATKKLDLWSLPPVLVVHLKRFSYSRYMRDKLDSLVDFPLRDLDMSEFLINPNAGPCRYDLIAVSNHYGGMGGGHYTAYARNKDDEKWYNFDDSSVSPANEDQIVSKAGYVLFYQRQDTVKGTGYFALDREEEDEDEGEVEREEEEEEEGEDEENKGEERTERKTPSFTKGASSSAAASAGAQSDEEDLNENRRRMNDNEQGDERQQEEEEEEEEEEEEEDEEEEEEEEEEGAAPIRDVTMKGN; this is encoded by the exons ATGGCGGAAGGAGGAGCGGCGGATCTGGATACCCAGAGAGGAGAGGTCTCGGCGCTACTGAAAACACAGCTAAGAAAGGGAGACACTTG GTACCTGGTGGACAGTCACTGGTTCAAACAGTGGAAGAAATATGTGGGATTTGACAGTTGGGACAAATACCAGATGGGTGACCAGAATGTCTACCCTGGACCAGTTGATAACTCTGGTCTTCTCCGAG ATGGGGATGTGCTGGCCATCAAGGAGCACCTCATCGATGAGCTTGACTACATCCTGGTCCCCACTGAGGGCTGGAATAAGCTCGTCAGCTGGTATGCGTTGACGGAGAATCAGGAGCCAATTGCACGGAAG GTGGTAGAACAGGGCATGTTTGTGAAGCACTGTAAGGTCGAGGTGTACCTTACAGAGCTGAAGCTCTGTGAAGACAGCAACATGGACAATGTGATCACGAGACGCTTCAGTAAAGCCGACACAATAG ACGCGATAGAGAAGGAGATGAGGAAACTGTTCACCATCCCTGATGAGAGGGAGACCCGGCTGTGGAACCGGTACATGAGCAACACCTTTGAGCCTCTCAACAAACCAGACAGCACCATTCAAGATGCTGGCCTCTACCAAGGACAG GTTCTCGTTATAGAGCAGAAGAGCGAAGATGGCACGTGGCCCCGAGGCTCCACGGCACCCAA GTCATCTGGTGCTTCCAATCTCTCTGCTTTGCCAAAGATCTCGCCTTCATCCCTCACAAACCATAACAGCAGCTTCAACAGCAGGAA CAACAGCTATGACTACTCCGACCAGAGCAGGCAGAGTGAGCGCTCGGGCCTCTGTGGACTCTCCAACCTGGGCAACACCTGCTTCATGAACTCTGCTGTGCAG tgtttaAGCAATATCCCTCCTCTGACGGAGTACTTCGTCAAAGACAAGTTCACAGACGAGCTGAACAAGGACAACCCGCTGGGCATGAAGGGGGAGATTGCCAAAGCCTACGCCGATCTGATCAAGCAGCTGTGGTCGGGAAAATTCAGCTACGTCACCCCAAGGCCTTTCAAG ACCCAGGTGGGCCGCTTTGCCCCACAGTTTTCGGGCTACCAACAGCAGGACTCTCACGAGCTGCTGGCCTTTCTCCTGGACGGCCTTCACGAAGACTTGAACCGCATCAGGAAGAAGCCCTACATCCAGCTAAAGGACGCCAACGGCCGGCCAGACAAG GTGGTGGCGGAGGAGGCATGGGAGAACCACGTCAAGAGAAATGACTCCATCATTGTGGACATCTTCCACGGCCTTTTCAAGTCCACCCTGGTGTGTCCTGTGTGCTCCAAGGTCTCTGTGACCTTTGATCCTTTCTGCTACTTGACCCTGCCCCTGCCCATGAAGAAGGAACGCACCCTAGAGGTGTACCTGGTCAGACTGGACCCTCTGGCCAAACCCACACAG TACAAGCTGACCGTGCCGAAGGTGGGCTACATCTCCGACCTGTGCACCTCCCTCTCCAACCTGTCTGAGGTGTCTGCTGAGAAG ATGATTGTAACTGACATCTACAACCACCGCTTCCATCGGATCTTCGCCACCAATGAAAACCTCAGCAGCATCATGGAGAGAGACGATAtctatgt ATTTGAGTTGGCGGTGAACAGGGTGGAGGACACGGACCACGTGGTGATCCCGGTGCACCTGAGGGAGAAGTACAAGCAGTCCGGCTACAACCACACCAGCACGCCGCTGTTCGGACAGCCCTTCCTGCTCGCCGTTCCAAGAACCCTCAGCGAAGACAAGCTGTACAACATGCTGCTCCTGCGCCTCTG CCGCTTTGTGCGATCTTCAGTCGAGGAGGATGAAGGGGCATGTCAAGAGACGTCCAAGCAACACGCTGTCAACGGCAACGGCACTAATggtctgcaggaggaggggtCGCCAA GCGAGATGGAAACTGACGAGCAGGACGAGGAGTCCAGTCAGGATCAGGAGCTGCCCTCCGAGAACGACAACAGCCAGTCTGAGGACTCCGTGGACAACGAGCTGGAGAACGGCGTGGTCGGCCCGCAGAACTCCACCAAACAGACCGCGGGGCGCAGCCGGAAGAGACTTTTTACATTCCAGTTCAATAACATGGGGAAAACGGACTTCTCCCTCATCAAGGAGGACACCAGGCAGATCCGCTTCGATGAGGGACACCTCCGACTGAGCG ACCGCTCTTATCTCTCCCTGGACTGGGAAccagagatgaagaagaagtaTTTTGACGAGACTGTCGTCGAG GACTTTGACAAGCATGAGAGCATGGAGTACAAGCCTCAGAAGAAGGCTTTCTTCAAGCTGAAGGACTGCATTGAACTTTTCACCACAAAGGAGAAACTGGGAGCCGAGGACCCATG GTACTGCCCAAGTTGTAAGCAGCACCAGCAGGCCACCAAGAAGCTGGACCTGTGGTCCCTGCCGCCGGTGCTGGTGGTCCATCTGAAACGCTTCTCCTACAGTCGATACATGAGGGATAAACTGGACTCCCTTGTTGATTTTCCACTCAG AGACCTGGACATGTCAGAGTTCCTCATCAACCCCAATGCCGGGCCCTGCCGCTACGACCTCATCGCTGTGTCCAACCACTACGGCGGGATGGGTGGAGGCCACT ACACGGCTTACGCCAGGAACAAGGACGATGAGAAGTGGTACAACTTTGACGACAGCAGTGTGTCTCCCGCCAACGAAGATCAGATCGTG TCCAAAGCCGGCTACGTGCTCTTCTACCAGCGCCAGGACACGGTGAAAGGCACCGGCTACTTTGCTCTCGAccgcgaggaggaggacgaggacgagggggaggtggagagggaggaagaggaagaggaggagggagaagatgaggagaATAAAGGCgaggagaggacggagagaaAAACCCCATCGTTCACTAAAGGTGCCTCTTCCAGCGCCGCCGCATCTGCCGGTGCTCAGAGCGACGAAGAGGACCTGAACGAGAACCGGCGCAGGATGAACGACAACGAGCAGGGAGATgagcggcagcaggaggaggaggaggaggaagaagaagaagaagaggaggaagacgaggaagaggaggaggaggaggaagaggagggagcggCCCCCATTCGAGATGTCACCATGAAAGGCAACTGA